In Argiope bruennichi chromosome 4, qqArgBrue1.1, whole genome shotgun sequence, a single window of DNA contains:
- the LOC129965712 gene encoding leukocyte elastase inhibitor-like isoform X1, whose translation MILLLLLGCLVGVYGQCFKEVDRIPSTQKLIHGMEQFFAASNRFSIRLLRALNTTTDTFFSPFSVWSSLVLVYLGSKGTTEKELEGVLSIQGMDKNAVAHSYQSLKSWFSSKIKASTFTMRNNIFLQKDIRIYSCLVPFLKNELAYTDFRENPELARVAINFLIQRQTKDKIKEILPPNSVHSFTEFIVTSTMYFRGLWLQPFLPQSTRPGYFFTSHYEYSLVEMMVAHDTYNYATSDELQCTAIEMPYVGKSLTMVVMLPKNKAHGVQILINSLTVTRLNDLIDDMFPRDMVLALPKFQLEDSFQLSPTLLKLGLRDLATGTLNLTGFTKDKMLEIDAVYHKARIAVDEYGTEASAATATAFPRRSHSTKIIDFIVDRPFVFFIRENHSNSIMFMGVVRHPRHLKSIVNFHYVIEHFY comes from the coding sequence ATACTTTTACTCCTCTTAGGATGTTTAGTAGGAGTTTATGGACAATGTTTCAAAGAAGTGGACCGTATTCCATCAACACAGAAACTGATTCATGGAATGGAACAATTTTTTGCCGCCTCCAATCGTTTCAGCATAAGGCTATTACGAGCTCTCAATACAACAACAGACACATTTTTCAGCCCCTTCAGTGTATGGTCTTCATTGGTTTTAGTATATTTAGGTTCAAAAGGTACAACAGAAAAAGAACTTGAAGGCGTACTAAGCATACAAGGAATGGACAAAAATGCGGTAGCCCACAGTTACCAATCCTTGAAATCTTGGTTCTCATCAAAGATCAAAGCTTCAACTTTTACCATGAGAAACAACATATTTCTCCAGAAAGATATCAGAATCTATTCTTGCTTGGTGCCTTTCTTGAAGAATGAATTAGCATACACTGACTTTCGCGAGAATCCAGAACTGGCTCGGGTTGCCATCAATTTTCTCATACAGAGGCAAAccaaagataaaattaaagaaattttaccaCCGAACAGTGTCCATAGTTTCACTGAATTCATAGTGACCAGTACTATGTATTTCAGGGGACTATGGCTTCAGCCTTTTTTACCACAATCGACAAGGCCTGGATATTTCTTTACATCTCACTATGAATATTCTCTTGTAGAAATGATGGTTGCACATGACACTTATAATTATGCTACTAGCGATGAGCTACAGTGCACAGCTATTGAAATGCCATATGTAGGGAAATCTCTGACAATGGTTGTAATGCTCCCAAAGAATAAAGCTCATGGGGTGCAAATACTAATAAATTCGTTGACAGTCACAAGACTGAATGATTTGATAGATGATATGTTTCCAAGAGACATGGTATTAGCTCTTCCAAAGTTTCAACTTGAAGACAGTTTTCAACTCTCACCTACTCTTTTAAAATTAGGTTTAAGAGATCTTGCCACAGGAACTCTCAATTTGACTGGATTTACCAAGGACAAGATGCTAGAAATTGATGCCGTCTATCATAAAGCTAGAATTGCAGTGGATGAATACGGAACAGAAGCATCGGCTGCCACTGCAACTGCGTTTCCCAGACGTTCCCATTCAaccaaaataatagattttattgtaGACAGGCCATTTGTTTTCTTCATCAGAGAGAATCATTCTAACAGTATAATGTTTATGGGAGTAGTTCGACATCCAAGGCATTTAAAATCAATAGTTAATTTTCACTAtgttattgaacatttttattag
- the LOC129965712 gene encoding leukocyte elastase inhibitor-like isoform X3, with the protein MTTIQILLLLLGCLVGVYGQCFKEVDRIPSTQKLIHGMEQFFAASNRFSIRLLRALNTTTDTFFSPFSVWSSLVLVYLGSKGTTEKELEGVLSIQGMDKNAVAHSYQSLKSWFSSKIKASTFTMRNNIFLQKDIRIYSCLVPFLKNELAYTDFRENPELARVAINFLIQRQTKDKIKEILPPNSVHSFTEFIVTSTMYFRGLWLQPFLPQSTRPGYFFTSHYEYSLVEMMVAHDTYNYATSDELQCTAIEMPYVGKSLTMVVMLPKNKAHGVQILINSLTVTRLNDLIDDMFPRDMVLALPKFQLEDSFQLSPTLLKLGLRDLATGTLNLTGFTKDKMLEIDAVYHKARIAVDEYGTEASAATATAFPRRSHSTKIIDFIVDRPFVFFIRENHSNSIMFMGVVRHPRHLKSIVNFHYVIEHFY; encoded by the coding sequence ATACTTTTACTCCTCTTAGGATGTTTAGTAGGAGTTTATGGACAATGTTTCAAAGAAGTGGACCGTATTCCATCAACACAGAAACTGATTCATGGAATGGAACAATTTTTTGCCGCCTCCAATCGTTTCAGCATAAGGCTATTACGAGCTCTCAATACAACAACAGACACATTTTTCAGCCCCTTCAGTGTATGGTCTTCATTGGTTTTAGTATATTTAGGTTCAAAAGGTACAACAGAAAAAGAACTTGAAGGCGTACTAAGCATACAAGGAATGGACAAAAATGCGGTAGCCCACAGTTACCAATCCTTGAAATCTTGGTTCTCATCAAAGATCAAAGCTTCAACTTTTACCATGAGAAACAACATATTTCTCCAGAAAGATATCAGAATCTATTCTTGCTTGGTGCCTTTCTTGAAGAATGAATTAGCATACACTGACTTTCGCGAGAATCCAGAACTGGCTCGGGTTGCCATCAATTTTCTCATACAGAGGCAAAccaaagataaaattaaagaaattttaccaCCGAACAGTGTCCATAGTTTCACTGAATTCATAGTGACCAGTACTATGTATTTCAGGGGACTATGGCTTCAGCCTTTTTTACCACAATCGACAAGGCCTGGATATTTCTTTACATCTCACTATGAATATTCTCTTGTAGAAATGATGGTTGCACATGACACTTATAATTATGCTACTAGCGATGAGCTACAGTGCACAGCTATTGAAATGCCATATGTAGGGAAATCTCTGACAATGGTTGTAATGCTCCCAAAGAATAAAGCTCATGGGGTGCAAATACTAATAAATTCGTTGACAGTCACAAGACTGAATGATTTGATAGATGATATGTTTCCAAGAGACATGGTATTAGCTCTTCCAAAGTTTCAACTTGAAGACAGTTTTCAACTCTCACCTACTCTTTTAAAATTAGGTTTAAGAGATCTTGCCACAGGAACTCTCAATTTGACTGGATTTACCAAGGACAAGATGCTAGAAATTGATGCCGTCTATCATAAAGCTAGAATTGCAGTGGATGAATACGGAACAGAAGCATCGGCTGCCACTGCAACTGCGTTTCCCAGACGTTCCCATTCAaccaaaataatagattttattgtaGACAGGCCATTTGTTTTCTTCATCAGAGAGAATCATTCTAACAGTATAATGTTTATGGGAGTAGTTCGACATCCAAGGCATTTAAAATCAATAGTTAATTTTCACTAtgttattgaacatttttattag
- the LOC129965712 gene encoding leukocyte elastase inhibitor-like isoform X2 — MEQFFAASNRFSIRLLRALNTTTDTFFSPFSVWSSLVLVYLGSKGTTEKELEGVLSIQGMDKNAVAHSYQSLKSWFSSKIKASTFTMRNNIFLQKDIRIYSCLVPFLKNELAYTDFRENPELARVAINFLIQRQTKDKIKEILPPNSVHSFTEFIVTSTMYFRGLWLQPFLPQSTRPGYFFTSHYEYSLVEMMVAHDTYNYATSDELQCTAIEMPYVGKSLTMVVMLPKNKAHGVQILINSLTVTRLNDLIDDMFPRDMVLALPKFQLEDSFQLSPTLLKLGLRDLATGTLNLTGFTKDKMLEIDAVYHKARIAVDEYGTEASAATATAFPRRSHSTKIIDFIVDRPFVFFIRENHSNSIMFMGVVRHPRHLKSIVNFHYVIEHFY, encoded by the coding sequence ATGGAACAATTTTTTGCCGCCTCCAATCGTTTCAGCATAAGGCTATTACGAGCTCTCAATACAACAACAGACACATTTTTCAGCCCCTTCAGTGTATGGTCTTCATTGGTTTTAGTATATTTAGGTTCAAAAGGTACAACAGAAAAAGAACTTGAAGGCGTACTAAGCATACAAGGAATGGACAAAAATGCGGTAGCCCACAGTTACCAATCCTTGAAATCTTGGTTCTCATCAAAGATCAAAGCTTCAACTTTTACCATGAGAAACAACATATTTCTCCAGAAAGATATCAGAATCTATTCTTGCTTGGTGCCTTTCTTGAAGAATGAATTAGCATACACTGACTTTCGCGAGAATCCAGAACTGGCTCGGGTTGCCATCAATTTTCTCATACAGAGGCAAAccaaagataaaattaaagaaattttaccaCCGAACAGTGTCCATAGTTTCACTGAATTCATAGTGACCAGTACTATGTATTTCAGGGGACTATGGCTTCAGCCTTTTTTACCACAATCGACAAGGCCTGGATATTTCTTTACATCTCACTATGAATATTCTCTTGTAGAAATGATGGTTGCACATGACACTTATAATTATGCTACTAGCGATGAGCTACAGTGCACAGCTATTGAAATGCCATATGTAGGGAAATCTCTGACAATGGTTGTAATGCTCCCAAAGAATAAAGCTCATGGGGTGCAAATACTAATAAATTCGTTGACAGTCACAAGACTGAATGATTTGATAGATGATATGTTTCCAAGAGACATGGTATTAGCTCTTCCAAAGTTTCAACTTGAAGACAGTTTTCAACTCTCACCTACTCTTTTAAAATTAGGTTTAAGAGATCTTGCCACAGGAACTCTCAATTTGACTGGATTTACCAAGGACAAGATGCTAGAAATTGATGCCGTCTATCATAAAGCTAGAATTGCAGTGGATGAATACGGAACAGAAGCATCGGCTGCCACTGCAACTGCGTTTCCCAGACGTTCCCATTCAaccaaaataatagattttattgtaGACAGGCCATTTGTTTTCTTCATCAGAGAGAATCATTCTAACAGTATAATGTTTATGGGAGTAGTTCGACATCCAAGGCATTTAAAATCAATAGTTAATTTTCACTAtgttattgaacatttttattag